Proteins encoded by one window of Mesorhizobium sp. INR15:
- a CDS encoding phosphatidylserine/phosphatidylglycerophosphate/cardiolipin synthase family protein: MTGRAFLVLALLGLTLIGGCAGPAGRKSCEFFPGEQACARPSFSAETTHSRIAAAQFFGDAGASDYERRFQALLAHHEIGAMDRDNGTGPFGHDRHEIRNSDFQAAYRTLQQLAISVAIPHLPPAGNNSGEGRFIGRWRVSRQTLYIDASARPTAPKTFSFSGLQARSVEIMLRQAGSQPVDIAGSCDGALAIRQAGTTRRFAPGTAFRIRLAPGDISVSLFPEDSLNRCSLSTRSSLAPTGAPLTILREEKADPSLASFDSRYDRCPTPNPTGLDALAQAFYAGRWLSQTCALPIGQPRLLRKSRDGFNAKVEALMGAPLSDAAIDKGDPELPLDFAKAPRLKLIYLSSLEFKADFSGCIIERLIRHHAALGTKVRIMVTDVLERDKDDAMLHRLAAEFPNVELQEYRWHADQGAPIDEQISQLHKTLHVKMLATLAEDPGRSRVIIGGRNIHDGFLFHQPIDLSRYPDLQQYGKTDGLSLNYYSNWSDFDIEISDRTTVETLAAHLSTLWLRDADTNLTRPFSIPVTSSSRQPQGTARHFISVPYEDGHALEDYFVELVDAAQHRIQIVNPYLNLTPKLTHAFDRALARGVKIDIVGRIDLKGDIGGRFLTALNKLFVEKYGDRINIREFKAPDVVLHSKIMMIDERLVAISSVNLNNRSFFHDSENGLMVLDPGFYARMKPIYDDYVAHSNPVATNVTVPWAYRLLFDEDWVSQAF; encoded by the coding sequence GTGACAGGCCGAGCATTCCTTGTCCTGGCCCTGCTCGGTCTGACGCTCATCGGCGGCTGTGCGGGACCAGCTGGACGAAAGTCCTGCGAATTCTTCCCCGGCGAGCAGGCTTGCGCACGGCCTTCGTTCTCGGCTGAGACAACGCATTCACGGATCGCGGCTGCCCAGTTTTTCGGCGATGCCGGCGCCAGCGACTATGAGAGACGCTTCCAGGCACTGCTTGCTCATCACGAAATCGGCGCCATGGATCGTGACAATGGCACCGGCCCTTTCGGTCATGACCGTCATGAAATCCGAAACAGCGATTTCCAGGCGGCCTACCGGACACTTCAACAACTGGCCATATCAGTCGCCATCCCGCACCTGCCCCCGGCTGGCAACAACAGTGGCGAAGGCCGCTTCATCGGGCGCTGGCGCGTGTCACGGCAGACGCTTTATATCGACGCTTCAGCGCGGCCCACGGCGCCGAAGACATTTTCCTTCTCCGGTTTGCAGGCCCGCTCGGTCGAGATCATGTTACGGCAAGCCGGCAGCCAACCGGTCGACATTGCCGGCTCTTGTGACGGTGCGCTGGCGATCCGCCAGGCAGGCACCACGCGCCGCTTTGCGCCAGGAACGGCTTTCCGCATCCGCCTTGCGCCCGGCGACATCTCTGTCAGCCTGTTTCCCGAAGACAGCCTGAACCGTTGCAGCCTGAGCACGCGGTCAAGCCTCGCCCCAACCGGCGCGCCGCTCACGATTCTTCGCGAAGAAAAGGCCGACCCCTCACTCGCCAGTTTCGACAGTCGTTACGACCGCTGTCCGACGCCGAACCCGACTGGGCTCGATGCCCTCGCTCAAGCCTTTTATGCCGGCCGCTGGCTGTCGCAGACATGCGCCTTGCCGATCGGCCAGCCTCGTCTGTTGCGCAAGTCGCGGGATGGGTTCAACGCGAAGGTCGAGGCGCTGATGGGTGCACCGCTGTCCGACGCCGCCATCGACAAAGGCGATCCGGAACTGCCGCTCGACTTCGCCAAAGCGCCAAGGCTGAAGCTGATCTACCTGTCGTCGCTGGAATTCAAGGCGGACTTTTCCGGCTGCATCATCGAACGGCTCATCCGCCATCATGCCGCGCTTGGCACCAAGGTGCGCATCATGGTCACCGATGTTCTGGAGCGCGACAAGGATGACGCGATGCTGCACCGGCTGGCGGCTGAATTCCCCAATGTCGAGCTGCAGGAATATCGCTGGCATGCGGACCAAGGCGCACCGATCGACGAGCAGATCTCACAGCTGCACAAGACCCTTCACGTCAAGATGCTGGCAACGCTGGCCGAGGATCCAGGCCGCTCGCGCGTCATCATCGGCGGCCGCAACATCCATGACGGCTTCCTGTTCCACCAGCCGATCGACCTGTCGCGCTATCCGGACCTGCAGCAATACGGCAAGACCGACGGGCTTTCGCTCAACTACTATTCGAACTGGAGCGACTTCGACATCGAGATATCCGACCGGACCACGGTCGAGACGCTCGCCGCGCATCTTTCGACCCTGTGGCTGCGCGATGCCGACACCAACCTGACGCGGCCGTTCTCCATCCCGGTCACCTCTTCAAGCCGCCAGCCACAAGGCACCGCGCGGCATTTCATTTCGGTGCCTTATGAGGACGGCCACGCGCTGGAGGACTATTTCGTCGAACTGGTCGACGCCGCCCAGCATCGCATCCAGATCGTCAATCCCTATCTCAACCTGACGCCGAAGCTAACCCACGCCTTCGACCGGGCGCTGGCGCGCGGCGTCAAGATCGACATTGTCGGCCGCATCGATCTCAAGGGCGACATCGGTGGCAGATTTCTCACCGCGCTCAACAAGCTGTTCGTCGAGAAATATGGCGACCGCATCAACATCCGCGAATTCAAGGCGCCTGATGTCGTGCTGCATTCCAAGATCATGATGATCGACGAAAGGCTGGTCGCCATCTCGTCGGTCAATCTCAACAACCGCAGCTTCTTCCACGACAGCGAAAATGGCCTGATGGTGCTCGATCCCGGCTTCTACGCCAGGATGAAGCCGATCTACGACGACTACGTCGCCCACTCGAACCCGGTCGCCACCAACGTGACGGTTCCCTGGGCCTACCGGCTGCTCTTCGACGAGGATTGGGTCAGCCAGGCTTTTTGA
- a CDS encoding LysR family transcriptional regulator, whose translation MNWDDVRIFLAVARAGQILGAARRLELNHATVSRRIVALEDALRTKLFRRLTTGSELTPAGERFLDIAERMEADMIAARSTISGEGDDVSGTVRIGAPDGFGVAFLAKRLGALTALHRELTIQLVPVPRSFSLSRREADIAITVERPTEGRLVAGKLVDYSLGLFASRAYAEANGLPRTPAELSSHTLIGYVPDLIVSPSLDYAAEFSADWRTAFAISSALGQAEAVRSGAGIGILHTFVARSMPELLPVNVVAPIRRAYWLVYHESVRPLRRIQIVASFITKAVERERSLFV comes from the coding sequence ATGAACTGGGATGACGTGCGTATCTTTCTGGCGGTGGCGCGTGCCGGCCAGATCCTTGGCGCGGCCAGGCGGCTTGAGCTCAACCACGCCACCGTCTCACGCCGCATCGTGGCGCTTGAAGACGCGCTGCGGACAAAGCTGTTTCGCCGGCTGACCACGGGCAGCGAGCTGACGCCGGCGGGTGAGCGGTTCCTCGACATCGCCGAGCGCATGGAAGCCGACATGATCGCCGCGCGCTCGACCATTTCAGGCGAGGGCGACGATGTCTCGGGCACCGTGCGCATTGGCGCGCCCGACGGCTTTGGCGTCGCCTTTCTGGCCAAGCGTCTTGGCGCGCTCACTGCCCTGCACCGGGAACTGACCATTCAGCTGGTGCCGGTGCCGCGCTCCTTCTCGCTGTCGCGGCGCGAGGCCGACATCGCCATCACCGTCGAGCGGCCGACCGAAGGCCGGCTGGTGGCGGGAAAGCTGGTCGACTACTCGCTCGGCCTGTTTGCCTCGCGCGCCTATGCCGAAGCCAACGGTCTGCCGCGGACCCCTGCCGAGCTCTCCAGCCATACGCTTATCGGCTATGTGCCCGACCTCATCGTCAGCCCCTCGCTCGACTACGCGGCCGAATTCAGCGCCGACTGGCGCACTGCGTTTGCCATTTCCTCGGCACTTGGCCAGGCCGAGGCAGTCCGCTCAGGCGCCGGCATCGGCATCCTGCACACGTTCGTCGCCCGCTCGATGCCGGAACTGCTGCCCGTCAATGTCGTGGCGCCGATCCGCCGCGCCTACTGGCTGGTCTATCATGAGTCCGTCAGGCCGCTACGCCGCATCCAGATCGTCGCCAGCTTCATCACCAAGGCGGTGGAACGCGAACGAAGCCTGTTCGTGTAG
- a CDS encoding CoA-acylating methylmalonate-semialdehyde dehydrogenase, translated as MIEYGHFIGGKHVAGTSGRKQDVMQPMDGTVRGTVALASQAELRAAVVNAREAQPKWAATNPQRRVRVLMKFLELVAKEYDSLAEILAREHGKTIADAKGDIQRGLEVVEVCIGAPHMMKGEFTDGAGPGIDVYSMRQPLGVVAGITPFNFPAMIPLWKIAPAIACGNAFILKPSERDPGVPMRIAELFLEAGLPAGILNVVNGDKDVVDAILDDPDIKAIGFVGSTPIAHYIYSRGTAAGKRVQCFGGAKNHMIIMPDADMDQTVDALIGAGYGSAGERCMAISVAVPVGNDTANRLMEKLIPRVESLKVGPSTDSSADFGPLVTAQALERVKGYVDTGVKEGATLVVDGRGFSMQGYEDGYYMGGCLFDNVTADMRIYKEEIFGPVLSVVRAPTYESAIKLANDHEMGNGVAIFTRDGDAARDFASRVQVGMVGVNVPIPVPIAYYTFGGWKASSFGDLNQHGPDAFRFYTKTKTVTSRWPSGSKDGAEFVIPTMN; from the coding sequence ATGATCGAATACGGTCATTTCATCGGCGGCAAGCATGTCGCCGGCACCAGCGGCCGCAAGCAGGACGTCATGCAGCCGATGGACGGCACGGTGCGCGGCACGGTCGCGCTGGCTTCGCAGGCGGAACTGCGCGCAGCGGTCGTCAACGCAAGAGAAGCGCAGCCGAAATGGGCGGCCACCAACCCGCAGCGGCGCGTACGCGTGCTGATGAAGTTCCTCGAACTGGTCGCCAAGGAATATGACTCGCTCGCCGAGATCCTGGCGCGCGAACACGGCAAGACCATCGCCGACGCCAAGGGCGACATCCAGCGTGGCCTCGAAGTGGTCGAGGTCTGCATCGGCGCGCCACATATGATGAAGGGCGAATTCACCGACGGCGCCGGCCCCGGCATCGATGTCTACTCGATGCGCCAGCCGCTTGGTGTCGTTGCCGGCATCACGCCGTTCAATTTCCCGGCGATGATCCCGCTGTGGAAGATCGCGCCGGCCATCGCTTGCGGCAATGCCTTCATCCTGAAGCCATCGGAGCGTGATCCGGGCGTGCCGATGCGCATCGCCGAACTGTTCCTCGAAGCCGGCCTGCCGGCGGGCATCCTCAACGTCGTCAATGGCGACAAGGACGTCGTCGATGCCATCCTCGACGATCCTGATATCAAGGCCATTGGCTTCGTCGGCTCGACGCCGATCGCGCATTACATCTATTCGCGCGGCACGGCAGCCGGCAAGCGCGTGCAGTGCTTTGGCGGCGCCAAGAACCACATGATCATCATGCCCGACGCCGACATGGACCAGACCGTCGATGCGCTGATCGGCGCCGGCTACGGCTCGGCCGGCGAGCGCTGCATGGCGATCTCAGTCGCGGTTCCGGTCGGCAACGACACCGCCAACCGGCTGATGGAAAAGCTGATCCCGCGCGTTGAAAGCCTGAAGGTTGGCCCGTCTACGGATTCTTCCGCCGATTTCGGTCCGCTGGTGACGGCGCAGGCGCTGGAGCGCGTCAAGGGTTACGTCGATACCGGCGTCAAGGAAGGCGCCACGCTGGTCGTCGACGGCCGTGGCTTCTCCATGCAGGGCTACGAGGACGGCTATTATATGGGCGGCTGCCTGTTCGACAATGTTACCGCCGACATGCGGATCTACAAGGAAGAGATCTTCGGGCCGGTGCTCTCGGTGGTGCGGGCGCCGACCTATGAGAGCGCGATCAAGCTCGCCAACGATCACGAGATGGGCAATGGCGTCGCCATCTTCACCCGCGACGGCGATGCCGCACGCGACTTCGCCTCGCGTGTCCAGGTCGGCATGGTCGGCGTCAACGTGCCGATCCCGGTGCCGATCGCCTACTACACGTTCGGCGGCTGGAAGGCCTCGTCGTTCGGCGACCTGAACCAGCACGGCCCGGATGCATTCCGCTTCTACACCAAGACCAAGACGGTAACGTCACGCTGGCCGTCGGGTTCGAAGGACGGTGCGGAGTTCGTCATCCCGACTATGAACTGA
- a CDS encoding GntR family transcriptional regulator, whose protein sequence is MEASTAIEPAAIKAYHVLEQMIVTLELAPASFVTEGALIERLGLGRTPVREAIQRLAWEGLLDVRPRAGIAIAPLHPGDWLRVLDARRGVEVVLARSAARFVTREAADLFHDAALAMQKAVISGNVLAFIQADKALDEALALAADNPFAARLAAPLQTHSRRFWFRYKADTGLAESAEHHVALIRSILDGDEEAAAKDAKRLMALLRGHAEAAATR, encoded by the coding sequence ATGGAAGCAAGCACCGCGATCGAACCGGCCGCGATCAAGGCCTATCATGTGCTTGAGCAAATGATCGTCACACTCGAATTGGCGCCGGCAAGCTTCGTCACCGAGGGCGCGCTGATCGAAAGGCTCGGGCTCGGCCGCACGCCGGTGCGCGAGGCGATCCAGCGGCTGGCCTGGGAAGGGCTGCTCGACGTGCGGCCCCGCGCCGGCATTGCGATCGCCCCGCTTCACCCCGGCGACTGGCTGCGCGTGCTCGACGCGCGCCGTGGCGTCGAAGTGGTGCTGGCCCGTTCGGCCGCGCGCTTCGTCACCCGAGAGGCAGCCGACCTGTTCCACGATGCGGCGCTGGCAATGCAGAAGGCGGTGATCTCAGGCAATGTGCTGGCCTTCATCCAGGCCGACAAGGCGCTCGACGAAGCGCTGGCGCTGGCCGCCGACAACCCGTTCGCAGCCCGGCTGGCAGCGCCCTTGCAGACGCACAGCCGACGCTTCTGGTTCCGCTACAAGGCCGACACCGGCCTGGCGGAATCGGCCGAACACCACGTCGCGCTGATCCGCTCGATCCTCGACGGCGACGAGGAAGCCGCCGCCAAGGACGCCAAGCGGCTGATGGCATTGCTGCGCGGCCACGCCGAAGCGGCCGCGACGCGATGA
- a CDS encoding dihydrodipicolinate synthase family protein — protein MWTGVFPAVTTKFTEDDRLDHAEMERCYALQMEAGCDGIIVCGSLGEGPMLSPDEKIEVLKIAQKVAGKKPVLLTVNEAGTREAASIAKRAAKEGANGLMVVPSPIYHTNEEETVAALRAVAQAGDLPVMIYSNRLAYRVDVSVDQMEELASDKRFVAIKESSDDIRRSTEIINRLGTRYDLFTGVDNLAFEALSVGAIGWVAGLVTAFPRETVAIYQLMKQGRREEALAIYRWFRPLLDLDVSTYLVQNIKLAEVFAIQTNDRVRMPRQPLSGERRKAAEKIIKDALAVRPTLPRF, from the coding sequence ATGTGGACCGGAGTTTTTCCCGCAGTCACGACCAAATTCACCGAGGATGACCGCCTCGACCATGCCGAGATGGAGCGCTGCTACGCGCTGCAGATGGAGGCCGGCTGCGACGGCATCATCGTTTGCGGATCGCTCGGCGAAGGGCCGATGCTGTCGCCGGACGAGAAGATCGAGGTTCTGAAGATCGCGCAGAAGGTGGCAGGCAAGAAGCCGGTGCTGCTGACGGTCAACGAAGCCGGCACCCGTGAGGCGGCCAGCATCGCGAAGCGCGCCGCCAAGGAAGGCGCCAACGGCTTGATGGTGGTGCCGAGCCCGATCTACCACACCAACGAGGAAGAGACGGTCGCGGCACTGCGTGCCGTCGCCCAGGCCGGCGACCTGCCTGTCATGATCTACTCCAACCGGCTCGCCTACCGCGTCGATGTCAGCGTCGACCAGATGGAAGAACTGGCATCGGACAAGCGCTTCGTCGCCATCAAGGAATCATCCGACGACATCCGTCGTTCGACCGAGATCATCAACCGCCTGGGCACCCGCTACGACCTGTTCACCGGTGTCGACAATCTCGCCTTCGAGGCACTGTCAGTCGGCGCCATTGGCTGGGTGGCCGGGCTGGTCACCGCGTTCCCGCGCGAGACGGTCGCCATCTACCAGTTGATGAAGCAGGGCCGCCGTGAAGAGGCGCTGGCTATCTACCGCTGGTTCCGGCCGCTGCTCGATCTCGACGTGTCGACCTATCTGGTGCAGAACATCAAGCTTGCCGAAGTGTTCGCCATCCAGACCAACGATCGTGTCCGCATGCCGCGCCAGCCTTTGTCGGGCGAGCGCCGCAAGGCGGCCGAAAAGATCATCAAGGACGCCCTGGCCGTGCGGCCGACATTGCCGCGGTTTTGA
- a CDS encoding FAD-binding oxidoreductase, with amino-acid sequence MNSDAGLDIAIVGGGIIGICAAAFLAEAGRSVTVFDRTGICEETSSGNAAAFAFSDVLPLAHKGMIRQLPKWLADPLGPLSIPPAYLPKLLPWLFRFWRAGAPGNYEASLAAQVTMMKLAEAEWAGLMARSGTAGMLREDGSLELYESESEFKASLSGWSARQRFGIGFRHVEGGDLADLQPGLSPRFIKGTFVPGWKTVADPKLLGKAIWAYAESRGARFEKARIDNVGAGQYGATLTLADGSTRQARHLVIAAGAWSHLLAANLGDRIPLEAERGYNTTLPKTAFDVKRQLIFSGHGFVITPLETGLRVGGAVELGGIERPPNYSRSKALLQKARTFLPGLDPSGGREWMGFRPSLPDSLPVIGRARKSPSVIHAFGHGHLGLTQSAATGRLIRDLVLAQTSPIDLAPFSPQRF; translated from the coding sequence ATGAACAGTGACGCTGGACTCGACATCGCCATTGTCGGTGGCGGCATCATCGGCATCTGTGCGGCTGCGTTTCTTGCCGAGGCAGGGCGCAGCGTCACTGTCTTTGATCGCACGGGCATCTGCGAGGAGACCAGTTCCGGTAACGCCGCCGCCTTCGCCTTCTCGGATGTGCTGCCGCTTGCCCACAAGGGCATGATCCGGCAGCTGCCAAAATGGCTTGCCGATCCGCTCGGCCCGCTCAGCATTCCACCCGCCTATCTGCCAAAGCTGCTGCCCTGGCTGTTCCGCTTCTGGCGTGCCGGAGCGCCTGGGAATTACGAGGCCAGCCTCGCCGCGCAAGTGACGATGATGAAGCTCGCCGAGGCCGAATGGGCCGGGCTGATGGCGCGGTCCGGCACGGCAGGGATGCTGCGCGAGGATGGCTCTCTGGAACTCTACGAGAGCGAGAGCGAATTCAAGGCATCGCTGTCCGGCTGGTCGGCGCGGCAACGTTTCGGCATCGGCTTCCGCCATGTCGAAGGCGGCGATCTGGCGGACCTGCAGCCCGGCCTGTCGCCGCGTTTCATCAAGGGCACATTCGTACCGGGCTGGAAGACGGTCGCCGACCCCAAGCTGCTCGGCAAGGCGATCTGGGCTTACGCGGAATCCCGGGGCGCGCGCTTTGAAAAGGCCCGGATCGACAATGTCGGAGCGGGGCAATACGGCGCAACGCTGACGCTCGCCGACGGCTCGACACGGCAGGCCAGGCATCTCGTCATCGCCGCCGGTGCCTGGTCGCATCTGCTCGCCGCGAACCTCGGCGACCGCATTCCGCTCGAAGCCGAGCGTGGCTACAACACGACGCTGCCGAAGACCGCCTTCGACGTGAAGCGCCAATTGATCTTTTCCGGCCATGGCTTCGTCATCACGCCTCTCGAGACCGGCCTGCGCGTCGGCGGCGCGGTTGAACTCGGCGGCATCGAACGGCCGCCCAACTATTCCAGATCGAAAGCGCTGTTGCAAAAGGCGCGGACATTCCTGCCCGGGCTCGATCCGTCGGGTGGCCGCGAATGGATGGGGTTCCGCCCGTCATTGCCGGACTCGCTGCCTGTCATCGGGCGTGCGCGGAAGAGCCCGTCGGTGATCCATGCCTTTGGCCACGGCCACCTCGGCCTGACCCAGTCGGCGGCCACAGGCCGCTTGATCCGCGATCTTGTCCTGGCGCAGACTTCGCCGATCGATCTAGCCCCCTTCAGCCCGCAACGATTTTAA
- a CDS encoding 4-hydroxyproline epimerase, with amino-acid sequence MAKKSFFCIDGHTCGNPVRLVAGGGPLLHGSTMMERRAHFLAEYDWIRTGLMFEPRGHDVMSGSILYPPTRDDCDIAILFIETSGCLPMCGHGTIGTVTMAIEHGLIKPKTPGMLRLDTPAGLVTAEYKQVGDYVEEVRITNVPSFLHAEGLTVECPGLGEISVDVAYGGNFYAIVEPQKNYRDMADHSAGDFIAWSPVVRQRLNEKYSFVHPENPGINRLSHMLWTGKPTHPEADARNAVFYGDKAIDRSPCGTGTSARMAQLHAKGKLKAGDDFVHESIIGSLFKGRVEKEVAVAGKPAIIPSIGGWARMTGLNTIFIDDRDPFAHGFVVK; translated from the coding sequence ATGGCCAAGAAATCCTTCTTCTGCATAGACGGCCACACCTGCGGCAACCCCGTGCGCCTGGTCGCCGGCGGCGGCCCCTTGCTGCACGGCTCGACGATGATGGAGCGGCGCGCGCATTTCCTCGCCGAGTATGACTGGATCCGCACCGGGCTGATGTTCGAGCCGCGCGGCCACGATGTCATGTCGGGCTCGATCCTCTATCCGCCGACGCGCGATGATTGCGACATCGCCATCCTGTTCATCGAGACCTCGGGCTGCCTGCCGATGTGCGGCCACGGCACCATCGGCACGGTGACGATGGCCATCGAGCACGGGCTGATCAAGCCGAAGACGCCGGGCATGCTGCGGCTCGACACGCCGGCCGGTCTCGTCACGGCCGAGTACAAGCAGGTTGGCGACTATGTCGAGGAGGTGCGGATCACCAATGTGCCGTCCTTCCTCCATGCCGAAGGGCTGACGGTCGAATGCCCTGGGCTGGGCGAAATCAGCGTCGATGTCGCCTATGGCGGCAATTTCTACGCCATCGTCGAGCCGCAGAAGAACTATCGCGACATGGCCGATCATTCGGCCGGCGACTTCATCGCCTGGAGCCCGGTGGTGCGCCAGCGTCTCAACGAGAAGTATTCCTTCGTCCATCCGGAGAATCCGGGCATCAACCGGCTGTCGCATATGCTGTGGACCGGCAAGCCGACCCATCCCGAAGCCGATGCCCGCAACGCCGTCTTCTATGGCGACAAGGCAATCGACCGCTCACCTTGCGGCACCGGCACCTCGGCGCGGATGGCGCAGCTGCACGCCAAGGGCAAACTCAAGGCCGGCGACGACTTCGTCCATGAATCGATCATCGGTTCGCTCTTCAAGGGCAGGGTCGAAAAGGAGGTCGCGGTGGCCGGCAAGCCGGCGATCATACCCTCGATCGGCGGCTGGGCGCGCATGACCGGATTGAACACGATCTTCATCGACGATCGTGACCCATTTGCACATGGCTTCGTCGTCAAGTGA
- a CDS encoding branched-chain amino acid ABC transporter permease — MQYFVQQLINGLTLGSIYGLIAIGYTMVYGIIGMINFAHGDIFMVGAFTALIVFLILGALFTSVPVVLALLVMMIVAMLLTSLYNWTIEKVAYRPLRGSFRLAPLITAIGMSIALSNFVQVTQGPRNKPIPPMVSTVYNINGISVSLKQIIIVIVTALLLALFWYLVNKTSLGRAQRACEQDRKMASLLGIDVDRTISITFIMGAALAAVAGTLFLMYYGVIAFSDGFTPGVKAFTAAVLGGIGSLPGAVLGGLLIGFIESMWSAYFSIDYKDVAAFSILAIVLIFLPSGILGRPEVEKV; from the coding sequence ATGCAGTACTTTGTCCAGCAGCTTATCAACGGGCTGACGCTGGGATCGATCTATGGGCTGATCGCAATCGGCTATACGATGGTCTACGGCATCATCGGCATGATCAATTTCGCCCATGGCGACATCTTCATGGTCGGCGCCTTCACCGCCCTGATCGTCTTCCTCATCCTCGGCGCGTTGTTCACTTCCGTGCCGGTGGTCCTTGCGCTGCTGGTCATGATGATCGTGGCTATGCTGCTGACCAGCCTCTACAACTGGACGATCGAGAAGGTCGCCTACCGGCCGCTGCGCGGTTCTTTCCGGCTGGCGCCTCTGATCACCGCCATCGGCATGTCGATCGCGCTATCCAATTTCGTCCAGGTTACGCAGGGGCCGCGCAACAAGCCGATCCCGCCAATGGTGTCGACCGTCTACAACATCAACGGCATCAGCGTGTCGCTCAAGCAGATCATCATCGTCATTGTCACCGCGCTGCTGCTGGCGCTGTTCTGGTATCTGGTCAACAAGACCTCGCTCGGTCGAGCGCAAAGAGCCTGCGAACAGGACCGCAAGATGGCGTCGCTGCTCGGCATCGACGTCGACCGCACCATCTCGATCACCTTCATAATGGGTGCCGCACTTGCGGCGGTCGCCGGCACGCTGTTCCTGATGTATTACGGCGTCATCGCCTTCTCGGATGGCTTCACACCGGGGGTCAAGGCCTTCACCGCCGCGGTCCTGGGCGGCATCGGCTCGCTGCCGGGTGCCGTGTTGGGCGGGCTGCTGATCGGCTTCATCGAGAGCATGTGGTCGGCCTATTTCTCGATCGACTACAAGGACGTCGCGGCGTTCTCGATCCTGGCCATCGTGCTGATCTTCCTGCCTTCCGGCATCCTGGGCCGGCCAGAAGTCGAAAAGGTCTGA